One Veillonellaceae bacterium DNA segment encodes these proteins:
- a CDS encoding diguanylate cyclase, with protein sequence MNGQVSGLRTVISFSVFQHSSITAEILPKNGDDFELGRVLASKLGSDRAKLLILFAAGLAVNTKDMLQGVQSVYPSLPVAGGIAGSNSLTEQSFVMCNGQVIDSGVAGVVLEGEELTVNCRSHLGWQPIGKEMTITKVDGLRVYTIDNMPAYDVYRKYLGLDERNFANVIEYPLITERQGIPTARTPITYFADGSIQFAAELLEGDKVRLSYGHVGTISEAIAGLCKEIKQKPVESIYVYSCECRRGFLQELSKIETEPLQEIAPTAGFFTLGEFFHAGSTNQLLNATMTVVALSERGGRIIKPTAKKIGEVPKSHQDNVAGRGTGVLKALTHLVNTVTAELVSANAKLQYISLHDSLTGLYNRTFFEQEVKRLSSLDTPVGVIMCDLAFLKMLNDVFGHSAGDKALKSAAGIITKVCPEDAVAARIGGDEFAILVNNAELTMVEDISNQILAEAAEARRLDPESLLYLSIGFAFKGHNAIKSIAEAISVADTNMYRHKRADKKKVWQEIRQNHPGA encoded by the coding sequence ATGAACGGACAAGTAAGCGGGCTTAGGACAGTGATATCTTTTTCGGTTTTTCAGCATAGTAGCATTACAGCCGAAATTTTGCCGAAAAACGGTGACGATTTTGAACTGGGCCGGGTGCTTGCCTCAAAGCTTGGCAGTGATAGGGCAAAACTGCTAATTCTATTTGCTGCTGGGCTAGCGGTAAATACAAAGGATATGCTGCAGGGAGTTCAGTCTGTATATCCCAGTCTACCGGTTGCTGGTGGAATTGCCGGGAGTAATTCACTGACAGAACAAAGCTTTGTAATGTGTAATGGGCAGGTTATTGACAGCGGGGTCGCTGGAGTAGTGCTCGAAGGTGAGGAATTAACGGTTAATTGCCGATCCCATCTAGGCTGGCAGCCTATTGGTAAAGAGATGACTATTACCAAGGTGGATGGTTTGCGAGTTTATACTATTGATAATATGCCTGCTTATGATGTTTATCGCAAGTATCTGGGCCTTGATGAGAGAAATTTTGCTAACGTAATTGAATATCCGCTGATAACTGAGAGACAAGGTATCCCGACAGCTAGGACACCTATTACTTACTTTGCTGATGGCTCAATTCAATTTGCAGCAGAATTGCTTGAGGGCGATAAGGTTCGTTTAAGTTATGGTCATGTTGGGACAATTTCAGAAGCAATTGCCGGTCTGTGCAAAGAAATTAAGCAGAAACCAGTTGAGAGTATATATGTTTATTCCTGTGAATGCCGAAGAGGTTTTCTGCAGGAGTTAAGCAAGATCGAAACCGAGCCCCTTCAGGAAATCGCTCCTACCGCCGGATTTTTTACCTTGGGAGAGTTTTTTCATGCTGGGTCAACTAATCAGTTGCTGAATGCCACCATGACGGTAGTGGCGCTATCTGAAAGAGGCGGAAGGATAATTAAACCGACAGCAAAAAAAATCGGCGAAGTCCCAAAATCACATCAAGATAATGTCGCCGGCAGGGGCACTGGCGTGCTCAAGGCACTAACCCATTTGGTCAACACGGTAACCGCTGAACTGGTTAGCGCAAATGCGAAACTACAATATATCAGTTTGCACGATTCATTGACTGGGCTTTATAATCGCACCTTTTTCGAGCAAGAAGTAAAACGGTTAAGCAGCCTAGACACTCCAGTAGGGGTTATCATGTGTGACCTAGCCTTTCTGAAGATGCTGAATGATGTATTTGGACATAGCGCTGGCGACAAAGCCCTTAAGTCGGCCGCAGGCATAATCACTAAAGTTTGCCCGGAAGATGCTGTTGCTGCCAGAATTGGCGGCGATGAATTTGCAATATTGGTTAATAATGCTGAATTGACGATGGTTGAAGACATTAGCAATCAAATTTTGGCTGAAGCAGCTGAAGCTCGACGCCTGGATCCGGAAAGCTTGCTGTATTTATCGATTGGGTTTGCTTTCAAGGGGCATAATGCGATCAAAAGTATAGCGGAAGCTATAAGCGTGGCTGACACCAATATGTATCGTCATAAACGGGCCGATAAGAAAAAGGTGTGGCAGGAGATTAGACAAAATCATCCAGGGGCTTAG
- a CDS encoding D-cysteine desulfhydrase, which produces MNLAQFPRRRYTDYQTPLEKLSRLTDFIGGPNIYIKRDDLLGLAAGGNKTRKLEFLVADALAAGADTLITCGAVQSNHCRLTLAAAVKEGLKCQLVLEERVPNSYKPDSLGNNFLFNLMGVEKVKVVPGGSNMLQAMQSLADELAQMGRKAYIIPGGGSNAIGATGYVACAEEILSQTFEQGINITHVVCTSGSAGTHAGLVTGFYGCNSNIPVTGINISRPKAIQEDLVYGLVQKTAAHLQIKGGIPRETVKCFDNYVGAGYSLPTPEMIETVKLLASLEGILLDPVYTGKTMAGLIDLARKGYFKATDNVLFVHTGGSPALYAYADIFDFGRAQ; this is translated from the coding sequence ATGAACCTAGCTCAATTTCCTCGTCGGCGTTACACTGACTATCAGACGCCTTTGGAAAAATTGTCGAGATTGACAGACTTCATCGGTGGACCCAATATTTATATTAAAAGAGATGATTTACTCGGCCTTGCGGCGGGGGGAAATAAAACCCGCAAATTAGAATTTTTGGTGGCAGATGCCCTGGCAGCTGGCGCCGACACCCTTATAACCTGCGGCGCAGTGCAATCTAACCATTGCCGGCTTACATTAGCAGCAGCTGTCAAAGAAGGGTTGAAGTGTCAGTTGGTATTAGAGGAGCGGGTCCCCAACAGTTACAAGCCTGATTCCCTGGGCAATAATTTTTTGTTTAACCTAATGGGCGTTGAAAAAGTCAAAGTAGTTCCCGGCGGGTCTAACATGCTGCAAGCCATGCAGAGTTTAGCTGATGAGCTAGCACAAATGGGCCGAAAAGCTTATATCATCCCGGGCGGCGGCTCAAACGCAATCGGCGCTACCGGCTATGTTGCTTGCGCCGAAGAAATTTTGAGTCAAACCTTTGAGCAGGGAATCAACATAACTCACGTAGTATGCACCAGCGGCAGCGCCGGAACTCATGCTGGTCTAGTTACTGGGTTTTATGGCTGCAACAGCAATATTCCTGTGACCGGTATTAACATTAGCCGGCCAAAAGCCATCCAGGAAGACTTGGTTTACGGCTTAGTCCAGAAAACTGCAGCCCATCTTCAAATCAAAGGCGGAATCCCCCGCGAAACCGTTAAGTGTTTTGATAATTATGTTGGTGCTGGTTACTCTCTGCCAACTCCCGAAATGATTGAAACTGTTAAGCTCTTAGCCAGCCTGGAAGGAATACTGCTTGATCCGGTATATACCGGCAAGACAATGGCTGGTCTGATTGACTTGGCCCGTAAAGGCTATTTTAAAGCTACTGACAATGTTCTATTCGTCCATACCGGGGGCTCCCCGGCCTTATACGCGTACGCCGATATTTTCGACTTTGGCCGCGCACAGTAG
- a CDS encoding GAF domain-containing protein, which yields METKTCLPGREDLLNSLHHVALKIMSQLDFHNLLQDIIVNAMTALEATDGFVDLFDDELQAMVTRVGIGLYAELIGSTANFTEGISGIVWRSTSVYIWNDEDNTNCSWLVGKAKTVIGIPLKAGDKLFGVIGVGFSKGNRRLTPENLEWLDKFAEIASTSLNNAFLHTAVKKELLVRKWVEEALQTSQDRYQTLVDNIGVGIWLLNQEMEIVSINNQLSKWFPTIDISQRSTCYQALEQQGQVCNNCPVIKTFHDGSISERVATKVVDGVNKYFRIVTWPIMNKDGTVSEVIQMFQDIANWRQAEEQLMEKNLKLQEALDKLGRTQSQLIQQEKLAGIGQLAAGVAHEINNPLGFVISNFDTLVKYLDRLKEVLAAYSEWKVNMAKNADFSMQAWINKLDKLEKEKKLKLIMEDMPDLIKESTDGLDRVSKIIKELRAFSRVDNQNNYEEYDVNEGIESALIVARNEIKYWAEVEKEFADIPNIQAVGGAINQVFLNIIVNAAQAIKLKNCEGLGLIRIRTYNDDEHIYCDITDSGVGISAENLNKLFNPFFTTKPVGQGTGLGLSISYDIVNKHHGEINVSSNLGVGTTFTIKLPIKQTDFTNDI from the coding sequence TTGGAGACTAAGACATGTTTACCAGGACGAGAAGATCTGTTGAATTCACTTCATCATGTTGCTTTGAAGATTATGAGTCAATTGGATTTTCATAATCTCCTTCAAGATATAATTGTCAACGCTATGACAGCGCTTGAAGCAACCGATGGGTTTGTTGATTTATTTGATGATGAGCTACAGGCTATGGTTACACGTGTCGGCATTGGTCTATATGCCGAACTAATCGGAAGCACAGCAAATTTTACCGAGGGAATTAGCGGTATAGTGTGGCGCTCAACTTCGGTATATATATGGAATGACGAGGATAATACTAATTGCAGTTGGCTTGTCGGCAAGGCTAAAACTGTTATCGGGATTCCGCTTAAAGCAGGGGATAAACTATTTGGGGTTATCGGTGTAGGTTTTTCCAAGGGAAATCGCCGATTAACACCTGAAAACCTTGAGTGGCTTGATAAGTTCGCAGAGATAGCATCAACTTCGCTTAATAATGCTTTCTTACATACTGCAGTGAAGAAGGAATTGCTTGTTCGAAAATGGGTCGAGGAAGCCTTGCAGACCTCCCAAGACAGGTATCAGACATTAGTAGATAATATCGGGGTTGGGATTTGGCTGCTTAATCAGGAAATGGAGATTGTCTCAATTAATAATCAGTTATCTAAATGGTTTCCCACAATTGACATAAGTCAACGTTCTACCTGCTATCAAGCATTAGAACAACAGGGGCAGGTGTGCAATAACTGCCCGGTCATAAAGACTTTCCACGACGGGAGTATTAGTGAGAGAGTTGCTACAAAAGTAGTTGACGGGGTAAATAAATATTTTCGGATAGTTACGTGGCCGATAATGAACAAGGATGGAACGGTAAGCGAAGTAATTCAGATGTTTCAAGATATTGCTAACTGGCGTCAAGCCGAGGAACAGCTGATGGAGAAAAATCTAAAGCTGCAGGAAGCATTGGACAAGCTTGGCCGTACTCAATCACAGCTGATTCAGCAGGAAAAGCTTGCAGGAATAGGACAACTGGCTGCCGGAGTGGCTCACGAGATCAATAATCCGCTAGGATTCGTGATCAGCAACTTTGATACATTGGTAAAATATCTTGATCGGTTGAAAGAGGTATTAGCAGCCTATAGCGAATGGAAAGTGAATATGGCTAAGAACGCAGACTTTAGTATGCAGGCTTGGATTAATAAATTAGACAAGTTAGAAAAAGAAAAGAAACTTAAGCTAATTATGGAAGATATGCCTGACTTAATTAAGGAATCTACTGACGGGCTGGATCGTGTAAGTAAGATAATTAAGGAACTTAGAGCGTTTTCGCGGGTTGATAATCAAAATAATTACGAAGAGTACGACGTGAATGAGGGAATAGAAAGTGCATTGATTGTCGCAAGAAACGAAATAAAATACTGGGCCGAGGTTGAGAAGGAGTTCGCAGATATTCCAAATATACAGGCAGTCGGGGGAGCCATTAATCAGGTTTTCTTGAACATAATCGTTAATGCTGCCCAAGCTATTAAGCTAAAAAACTGCGAAGGCCTAGGGTTGATTAGAATTAGAACATATAATGACGATGAGCATATCTATTGTGATATTACTGATTCAGGAGTGGGGATTTCAGCCGAGAATTTAAATAAACTATTTAATCCATTCTTTACTACTAAGCCTGTCGGTCAGGGGACCGGCCTTGGGTTAAGCATATCGTACGATATTGTGAACAAACATCATGGTGAAATAAATGTAAGCAGTAATCTTGGAGTAGGAACCACATTTACAATTAAGTTGCCGATAAAACAGACTGACTTTACTAATGATATATAG
- a CDS encoding response regulator yields the protein MDNIVLFVDDEVHILSSIKRAVFEEKFKSLFASSAKEALEIMEKNDVSVVVADMKMPKMDGLTFLKIVKETRPEIIRMVLSGYTVLPQVLAAINQADIFKFITKPWDMEEDLLGAVRQAVDYYNLYKERDRLKETLQHRNVTYQKVLRDMEVKLAMYKKI from the coding sequence ATGGATAACATTGTTCTATTTGTAGACGATGAGGTTCACATTTTAAGCTCAATAAAGCGGGCTGTTTTCGAAGAAAAATTTAAGTCGCTGTTTGCGAGCAGCGCCAAAGAGGCCCTTGAAATAATGGAAAAAAATGATGTCAGTGTTGTAGTAGCAGATATGAAAATGCCTAAGATGGATGGGCTGACTTTCTTAAAGATAGTCAAGGAAACCAGGCCTGAGATTATTAGGATGGTACTTTCCGGGTATACTGTTCTGCCACAAGTTCTGGCAGCAATTAACCAAGCTGATATTTTCAAGTTTATAACTAAGCCCTGGGATATGGAGGAAGATTTACTGGGGGCTGTGCGACAGGCTGTCGATTATTACAATCTATATAAGGAACGGGATAGACTTAAGGAAACACTCCAGCACCGCAATGTTACTTACCAGAAAGTGCTTCGTGATATGGAAGTTAAACTTGCGATGTATAAAAAAATATAG
- a CDS encoding dicarboxylate/amino acid:cation symporter yields MPKSASSKFPLWLQILVGLVIGCLIGWLWPNFGASLQPIGTAFIKAIKMIVIPLVFSAVTLGIYKMGTDIKQLGRLGLLAFTWFYIATGISIALGICLNFIFHPGAGVALQATGSLPQNLATSINWSKFFLDIIPDNAISAAANQKIIPILFFSITFGLSLASAGEKGRPVVNVLEGIMEAMFKLTKGVVATAPLAVAGIMAWVLATQGGKVLYAMAKLIGTFYIGLLVIVLIFWVLVYFLGHHPFATTKKVMEPLLLGFTTCSSEVTLPVHMQILEKTGIPNKVVSFVIPLGYSFNLDGAALYQSLAVCFLAEAYGIPLDTASILTILVTTLIANKGTANVPSASLVVLAVILTSIGLPVEAIAILAGVDRFMDMGRTMINVFGNTIAALLLHKYGGKGITDAA; encoded by the coding sequence ATGCCAAAAAGCGCATCCTCAAAGTTTCCACTATGGTTACAAATTTTAGTCGGTCTTGTTATCGGTTGTTTGATTGGTTGGCTCTGGCCAAACTTCGGCGCGTCATTACAACCTATCGGCACAGCATTTATTAAAGCCATTAAAATGATTGTAATTCCATTAGTTTTCTCGGCCGTCACCCTAGGCATCTACAAAATGGGTACTGACATTAAACAGTTAGGACGCTTAGGCCTGCTTGCTTTTACTTGGTTTTATATCGCAACAGGAATATCGATTGCATTAGGTATCTGTTTGAATTTCATCTTCCATCCTGGCGCTGGAGTAGCGCTTCAAGCTACTGGCAGCCTCCCGCAAAACCTAGCAACTTCTATAAATTGGTCCAAATTCTTTCTTGATATCATTCCAGATAACGCAATAAGCGCTGCCGCGAACCAAAAAATCATCCCGATCTTATTCTTTTCTATCACTTTTGGTCTCAGCCTGGCGTCAGCTGGGGAAAAAGGCCGCCCTGTTGTTAATGTGCTCGAAGGCATTATGGAAGCCATGTTCAAATTGACTAAAGGCGTAGTCGCAACTGCTCCGCTGGCAGTGGCCGGTATAATGGCATGGGTTTTGGCAACCCAAGGCGGCAAAGTTCTTTATGCCATGGCTAAGTTAATCGGCACATTCTATATAGGCTTGCTAGTCATTGTGCTCATCTTCTGGGTGCTTGTCTACTTCCTAGGACACCACCCATTTGCTACAACCAAGAAAGTAATGGAGCCGCTGCTGTTAGGCTTTACTACTTGCTCATCAGAAGTAACACTACCAGTCCACATGCAAATTCTTGAAAAGACAGGAATACCTAACAAGGTTGTTTCATTCGTCATACCGCTCGGTTATAGCTTCAATCTTGACGGCGCTGCGCTTTATCAGTCGCTAGCAGTTTGCTTCCTTGCTGAAGCCTATGGAATTCCGCTCGATACAGCTTCAATTTTAACTATCCTAGTAACAACCTTAATTGCCAATAAGGGAACGGCTAACGTCCCCTCCGCTTCTTTGGTAGTTCTTGCGGTTATTCTAACTTCAATCGGGCTGCCGGTAGAGGCTATTGCCATCTTAGCCGGTGTCGACCGGTTTATGGATATGGGCCGTACAATGATAAATGTTTTTGGTAATACGATTGCAGCCCTGCTGCTCCACAAGTATGGCGGAAAAGGCATTACCGATGCGGCTTAA
- a CDS encoding DUF1540 domain-containing protein, whose product MSSVLSGVKCTVKNCKFNDRGNLCTASAIEVNVDNGGDSARQSRETNCRTFQPEM is encoded by the coding sequence ATGAGCAGTGTACTTTCAGGGGTAAAATGTACCGTAAAGAACTGTAAGTTTAATGATCGCGGTAATCTTTGTACTGCTTCAGCTATTGAAGTGAATGTTGACAACGGTGGAGATTCAGCAAGACAAAGTCGTGAAACAAACTGTCGTACTTTCCAGCCGGAGATGTAA
- a CDS encoding EAL domain-containing protein translates to MKKHYNQQDSASLTRELLIGLGETSVRKNYYPELQHHIAELERFRLLLNQTPEAIFLVELSTMRIVDLNETARLCLGNNSNLDLSTLESLFSTNLVDNISNLDEPRTLEGLFNCSSKGTIPAEITISRAMLHDTSYAVIVARNITERRLSEDRLQAAYEELHASYEELESLYGHLSTAEETLRKKINELEQSEARYRLAMEGANDAIWDWDLINDSLTISSHGYETLAITSETEHNHNAFWRSRIHPEDLPNREQALALHLSGESPQYDTEYRFSPTPGNWLWIRAKGKALFDKNGIPIRISGSLTDITEHKKHEQQIHYLAYHDTLTGLPNRFSFNKKLDNFIAQCESTEVSGGLFLLDIDNFKLVNDSLGHIAGDGLLQKVAQRLKAFYPAKSIAARLGGDEFVVLIREINLDELEYWAKSLLKLFDSPIAVNDMNLALSCSIGVTAVYTTTLSAAEVMREADTALNHAKAGGKKSFCLYKPEMQKAVLNRIELEHELRNALAANELIMHYQPEIDLETKQIVAFEALIRWKHPQKGLVPPLSFIPLAEETGLILPIGEFALRSACRFGIQVNKAQKNPIRISVNISARQLMQDDFGAAVCRIIAEENYPPELLELEITESILMESFAANVRVIEFLRSKGITISLDDFGSGYSSLTYLRKLPINIIKLDKDFIQNIVHDNATNSIVRTIISLAQNLNLPVVAEGVETIEQLETLRQLNCPYIQGYFISRPLPHEEALAFKVKI, encoded by the coding sequence ATGAAAAAGCACTATAACCAGCAAGACTCAGCTAGTTTAACTCGGGAACTGCTTATTGGGTTAGGCGAGACTTCCGTCCGAAAAAACTACTATCCAGAGCTTCAACACCATATTGCGGAGCTCGAACGTTTTCGGTTATTGCTCAATCAGACTCCTGAAGCCATATTTCTTGTCGAACTTAGCACTATGCGCATAGTTGATTTAAATGAAACTGCCCGCTTATGTTTAGGCAACAATAGCAATTTAGATTTGTCTACACTTGAAAGTTTATTTTCTACTAACTTAGTCGATAATATTTCAAATTTAGATGAACCCCGAACTTTAGAAGGTTTATTTAATTGCAGCAGTAAAGGGACTATTCCGGCCGAGATCACAATAAGCCGGGCAATGCTCCACGATACAAGCTATGCGGTCATTGTCGCCCGCAATATTACCGAACGAAGGTTATCTGAAGATCGCCTCCAAGCCGCCTACGAGGAACTTCACGCTAGCTACGAGGAGTTGGAATCTCTCTACGGCCATCTTTCGACTGCCGAGGAAACACTTCGAAAAAAAATTAATGAACTGGAGCAAAGCGAAGCCCGCTACCGCTTGGCAATGGAAGGCGCCAATGATGCAATTTGGGACTGGGATTTAATTAATGATAGTTTGACCATTTCCTCACACGGTTACGAAACGCTTGCCATCACTTCCGAAACTGAGCATAACCATAATGCATTTTGGCGTTCCCGCATCCATCCGGAAGACTTACCTAACCGCGAGCAAGCCTTAGCACTGCATCTTTCCGGCGAATCCCCGCAATATGATACTGAGTACCGTTTTTCGCCTACTCCCGGGAACTGGCTTTGGATACGAGCAAAAGGCAAGGCTCTTTTTGATAAAAACGGTATACCGATACGAATTTCCGGCTCCTTAACGGATATTACTGAACATAAAAAACATGAACAGCAAATCCATTATCTTGCCTACCACGATACTCTCACCGGCCTCCCTAACAGGTTCAGTTTTAATAAAAAACTTGATAATTTTATTGCACAATGTGAAAGCACTGAAGTATCAGGCGGCCTATTCTTATTAGATATTGATAACTTTAAACTTGTTAATGATTCTCTCGGACATATCGCAGGCGACGGGCTTTTGCAAAAGGTCGCCCAGCGACTTAAGGCCTTTTATCCTGCTAAATCTATCGCCGCCCGCCTTGGTGGAGACGAATTTGTTGTGCTAATTCGTGAAATTAATTTAGATGAACTTGAATACTGGGCTAAGAGCTTACTAAAGTTGTTTGACAGCCCCATAGCGGTTAACGATATGAATCTCGCCTTGTCCTGCAGCATTGGGGTAACTGCTGTTTATACAACAACCTTATCAGCAGCCGAGGTTATGCGTGAAGCTGATACCGCCTTAAACCACGCAAAAGCTGGGGGAAAAAAATCATTTTGCCTATATAAGCCCGAGATGCAAAAAGCAGTACTTAACCGTATTGAACTAGAGCATGAACTGCGGAATGCCTTAGCAGCCAATGAGCTAATTATGCATTATCAGCCGGAAATTGATTTAGAAACCAAACAGATTGTCGCCTTCGAGGCCCTGATCAGATGGAAACACCCGCAAAAAGGCCTAGTCCCGCCTCTATCCTTTATCCCCCTTGCCGAAGAAACCGGTCTTATTCTGCCGATTGGCGAGTTTGCCCTGCGTTCAGCCTGCCGGTTTGGAATTCAGGTTAATAAGGCACAAAAAAACCCTATCCGCATTTCAGTTAATATTTCAGCCCGGCAACTTATGCAGGATGACTTCGGCGCAGCCGTATGCCGCATCATAGCAGAGGAAAACTACCCGCCTGAACTGCTTGAACTTGAGATTACCGAAAGTATATTAATGGAATCTTTCGCAGCGAATGTCCGAGTTATTGAGTTTTTGCGTTCAAAAGGCATTACAATTTCCCTTGATGATTTTGGGTCAGGCTATTCATCACTCACTTACCTCCGCAAACTTCCTATCAATATCATTAAGTTGGACAAGGACTTCATACAAAACATAGTTCATGATAATGCAACTAATTCAATTGTCAGAACAATTATCAGCCTTGCTCAAAATTTAAATCTCCCGGTAGTCGCCGAAGGCGTCGAGACAATCGAGCAGTTGGAAACACTTCGCCAGTTAAACTGCCCCTATATCCAAGGTTACTTTATCAGCAGGCCGCTGCCGCATGAGGAAGCATTAGCCTTCAAAGTAAAAATATAA
- a CDS encoding response regulator: MHTRSILLVDDEKQILKALQRVFLETDYEVFTANSGEEALEIMCREKVDLIISDMRMPNMDGHELLKRTKQLYPTTIRIILSGYAEESQIFKSLLDGSSKMYLLKPWDNDQLLEVVKHMFESQSILQQAKLLNTINNMKGLSTLGKIYNRLIELIDTEADMKDIAALIESDPAIAARVLSLVNSAFYGKNTGSIRQAIVYLGLHIVKDIVLTVSIMESASSPSLSYNRQLLWKHAGLTNKYLILIYEKLLKKKIPDSCAAAGLLHDIGKVFLLSQYPCEFLDISNKLTVDKTSDFLQKEKQVIGVTHQELGGYLLNWWDIPYPIVEAALFHHNPAANPIVNRELVCAVNIADHFSWKSLNKQNNAEINEFALKFLDISQEECRLLLVE, from the coding sequence TTGCATACGAGAAGCATCCTCTTGGTCGACGATGAAAAGCAAATACTGAAGGCGTTGCAAAGAGTGTTCCTTGAAACTGATTATGAAGTATTTACCGCAAATAGCGGAGAAGAAGCTTTGGAAATTATGTGCAGGGAGAAAGTGGATTTAATAATTAGCGATATGCGGATGCCAAACATGGACGGGCATGAACTATTAAAAAGAACGAAACAGCTCTATCCCACGACAATAAGAATAATTCTGAGTGGCTATGCTGAAGAATCCCAGATATTTAAGTCTTTATTAGATGGCTCTTCAAAAATGTACTTGCTAAAGCCTTGGGATAATGACCAGCTGCTTGAGGTTGTTAAACACATGTTTGAAAGTCAGAGCATTTTGCAGCAGGCTAAGCTGCTTAATACTATCAATAACATGAAGGGCTTATCGACACTGGGCAAAATCTACAACCGGTTAATTGAGTTAATCGACACTGAGGCAGATATGAAGGATATAGCTGCACTTATTGAAAGTGATCCGGCAATAGCAGCCCGGGTTTTAAGCCTTGTAAATTCAGCATTCTATGGAAAAAATACAGGCTCAATACGGCAGGCAATTGTTTATCTTGGCTTACATATTGTCAAGGATATCGTATTAACAGTAAGTATAATGGAATCTGCTTCGTCGCCTAGCCTAAGCTATAACCGGCAATTATTATGGAAACATGCTGGACTGACTAATAAGTATCTTATTCTAATTTATGAAAAACTCTTAAAAAAGAAAATTCCCGACTCTTGTGCCGCCGCGGGGCTCTTGCATGACATTGGTAAGGTTTTTCTGCTTAGTCAGTACCCTTGTGAATTTTTGGATATTTCAAACAAATTAACGGTAGATAAAACAAGCGACTTCTTGCAAAAAGAAAAGCAAGTGATTGGAGTGACCCATCAGGAGCTTGGCGGATACCTACTCAACTGGTGGGATATTCCTTATCCTATTGTTGAAGCCGCCTTATTCCATCACAATCCTGCAGCTAATCCGATTGTGAATAGAGAACTGGTTTGCGCGGTCAATATTGCCGACCATTTTTCCTGGAAGTCACTAAACAAGCAAAATAATGCGGAAATAAATGAGTTCGCCCTGAAATTTCTTGACATATCTCAAGAAGAATGCCGTTTACTATTGGTAGAGTAA